The following coding sequences are from one Enterococcus sp. 4G2_DIV0659 window:
- a CDS encoding DNA-binding response regulator, which translates to MYNIAIVNSIESNETQYIKALEEKKCSIHQIHPTELDDGIKKMDAILIFEASLEEIGLTCELIIKVRSLTNKFVWVLSDESTKINRIVHLQLGADGTFDKRTEADEFCLYIMSTLERRLNKKIQQTAIATNTQLLKTEKVAAIQLVPNNFSVNIEGKGEVGLTKLEFKALESLIRRKGEAVTYEELYKSVWGEEKGEKKYRVANLVFHLRKKLEDDSFKPKYIRTVRSRGYMLSS; encoded by the coding sequence ATGTACAACATAGCAATAGTTAACAGTATTGAAAGTAATGAGACTCAGTACATAAAGGCATTGGAAGAAAAAAAATGCTCAATTCATCAGATTCATCCAACTGAACTAGATGACGGAATAAAAAAAATGGATGCTATCCTGATTTTTGAAGCCTCTCTTGAGGAAATTGGTCTGACATGTGAATTGATTATTAAAGTAAGAAGCCTGACGAACAAATTCGTCTGGGTTTTATCTGACGAGTCAACCAAAATTAATCGAATCGTCCATCTGCAACTTGGTGCGGACGGTACATTTGATAAACGAACAGAAGCAGATGAATTCTGTTTATATATCATGAGCACACTTGAGCGAAGATTAAATAAAAAAATACAGCAAACAGCAATTGCAACCAATACACAATTGCTAAAAACTGAAAAAGTCGCTGCAATCCAATTAGTTCCTAATAATTTCTCTGTAAATATAGAAGGAAAAGGTGAAGTAGGTCTAACTAAATTGGAATTTAAAGCCTTAGAGTCATTAATCCGACGCAAAGGTGAAGCGGTCACGTACGAAGAACTTTACAAAAGTGTTTGGGGCGAAGAAAAAGGCGAAAAAAAATATCGCGTAGCGAATCTAGTCTTTCATTTAAGAAAGAAACTAGAAGACGATTCGTTCAAACCAAAATATATCCGAACGGTGCGTTCAAGAGGATATATGTTGTCTAGTTAA
- a CDS encoding isopeptide-forming domain-containing fimbrial protein: protein MKFGKKSCFSGIFLVVISLFLIAGFKSNSILKASEKTTKYSIEVQNQEKFIDETTSLKAKIKVENSNQQSFFLMMEGMETVKAEDFLESLDQDIVDKIKVFQKDTGLLITSKVDQNLELVFPLYFEPRHFGKEVTIKVMSSDEEQELTKVKIKVPKAKKKKAEPELPQLKVDATKNDVTITSYGNEVHANVSDWNQFQVALATPTVTHINILKDINNPDPTASVATSAGMINRSVTIQGVDQIDGSGIPISFAKRQINFGDSGGTRNVKGIELSVVTDPSTLSIKNIEIAGHSSSRNDSSTALIYSKGTESEMWTVKLTDVDTVGNISKRLVYNQNGDVIFDGGTNTLSTSFGTETSYTGTTAGTGFSSWFSLIESKRLTVTNKASIVSHGQNLFYSSVSENSELIVNDQANIDISSQQTPFVLINAANSKIEFTGDKTVGNFSSATRKYEHYGGAMVIEGDNARINVDEKAHLKFHATNRPTILMQSRFGIFNIDNESILDVVQDTDTVNSMGAAIRFRYVGQMTFNIRNKSKLFVEKKDGDERSAAVRMYGDNNVINVDSGSEFEVNNNGTGPAIQYESGSNAEFNLNGKYSTVDIFTTKYSASTSTGNGTAAMAGRAITADNNVTVTAGKDTIFKVKGNTRGPAFRTNTGSGTKTFFEFENMLYYDFKNIGGGTLFFNGGSNSILKSVYSDLSIWPLGDEASFERNPQKAWTLVNLAMSGARGVFDTNITTPFSMDKLQPTLPGPYIMEKEVSDYLNANSNQSISKMGRLSGNNASPIVDELRRPTNADKHIIGHVGIPEGLDGNRDAWTDEVTVEVEVTPKDSSKAPYKLTGKTYGADETNLNGISIYGESPRAGMFKIPNKVNGQIEFLNIGDSVKVIRAWRGGAGDDPNKIHEGNPNDDNADQWVQTAEVTIDVTPPTQTKVSTTLTNATKQLSGTSDEDGAKVFVKVNGTEWLKDANDVLLSTTVTNGEWSLDLPRYLTKEDKVDIYLKDNTTITPLPAYTLPGTYTQEPDGVFGNINVDVDGYDAYLGYHDALKEGTKDERLNSAKRLIVKDVLPDQPSLTKTVVSSGGTTTTVGDILTYTITAGNNKGDSFDTTWKDVEITDIIPEGLVFDPANHGITVNGTPLTDTSKFGYNSETKTLWVKVGDLLSGTGKTPKSVKVTFNAKVDVSAVGKQIFNTAKAAGTTPRETPFVPGINPNPVYEVKDISVKDSGTHTILGALVLKSAPESIDFGKFASNKNNNEIRVDEPTLNGDDLVISDTRNPTKEWELYVRMKEPFKNTDAPTDPAYNLPDAIVYRRGNKETPITGISTQVLSNNNSNQGQVEYNVSAGWTKDGDGIKLRLPAGSVNKLGKYKGVLEFKIQDAK from the coding sequence ATGAAATTCGGAAAAAAAAGTTGTTTTTCTGGGATATTTTTGGTGGTAATAAGCCTGTTTCTGATAGCAGGATTCAAATCAAACTCGATACTAAAAGCCTCAGAGAAAACAACAAAGTATTCAATAGAGGTACAGAATCAAGAAAAATTTATAGACGAAACCACCTCCTTAAAGGCTAAAATTAAGGTGGAAAACTCTAATCAGCAATCTTTCTTTTTGATGATGGAAGGAATGGAAACAGTTAAAGCAGAAGATTTTCTGGAAAGCTTAGATCAAGATATAGTTGATAAAATAAAGGTTTTCCAAAAAGATACTGGACTTTTAATTACATCGAAGGTTGATCAGAATCTAGAACTTGTATTTCCTTTATATTTTGAACCTCGACATTTTGGGAAAGAAGTAACAATAAAGGTGATGAGTTCAGATGAAGAACAGGAATTAACCAAGGTAAAGATAAAGGTTCCTAAAGCTAAAAAGAAGAAAGCTGAGCCAGAGCTACCACAACTAAAAGTTGATGCTACTAAAAATGATGTGACAATTACTTCGTATGGAAATGAAGTACATGCTAATGTAAGCGACTGGAACCAATTTCAAGTTGCGTTAGCTACTCCAACAGTTACGCATATCAATATTTTAAAGGATATAAATAATCCTGATCCAACAGCTAGTGTTGCTACTTCTGCTGGTATGATTAATCGATCTGTTACGATTCAAGGTGTAGATCAAATTGATGGTTCTGGAATCCCTATATCATTTGCAAAAAGACAAATTAATTTTGGGGATTCAGGCGGCACCAGAAATGTAAAAGGAATAGAACTGTCAGTGGTTACAGATCCGAGCACGTTAAGTATTAAGAACATTGAAATAGCGGGTCATTCTTCAAGTCGGAACGATAGCAGTACTGCATTGATTTATTCAAAAGGCACAGAAAGTGAAATGTGGACTGTAAAACTTACTGATGTAGATACTGTTGGAAATATTAGTAAGCGACTTGTCTATAATCAAAATGGTGATGTGATTTTCGATGGTGGAACAAATACTTTAAGCACGAGTTTTGGTACAGAGACTAGTTATACGGGTACTACTGCTGGTACGGGTTTTTCTTCCTGGTTCTCATTGATTGAATCAAAACGGTTAACTGTTACTAATAAGGCAAGCATTGTTTCTCACGGACAAAACTTATTTTATAGTTCGGTATCAGAAAACTCTGAGCTAATTGTAAACGACCAAGCAAACATAGACATTAGTTCACAACAAACTCCATTTGTTTTAATTAATGCGGCAAATTCAAAAATAGAATTTACTGGCGATAAGACAGTTGGAAATTTTTCTTCAGCAACTAGAAAATATGAACATTATGGCGGAGCCATGGTTATTGAAGGAGATAATGCACGTATTAACGTAGATGAGAAAGCGCATCTAAAATTTCATGCTACAAACAGACCAACAATCCTAATGCAAAGTCGATTTGGAATATTTAATATTGATAATGAATCAATTTTAGATGTTGTTCAAGATACAGATACGGTCAATTCAATGGGGGCGGCTATTCGTTTTAGATATGTTGGACAGATGACGTTTAATATTCGGAATAAGTCTAAATTGTTCGTTGAGAAAAAAGATGGAGATGAACGCTCGGCAGCAGTTCGAATGTATGGAGATAATAATGTAATCAATGTGGATTCTGGCTCAGAGTTTGAAGTTAACAATAACGGCACAGGGCCAGCCATACAATACGAGTCTGGATCGAACGCTGAATTTAATTTGAATGGAAAGTATTCTACCGTAGACATCTTTACCACTAAATATTCAGCGAGTACATCAACTGGTAATGGTACTGCAGCTATGGCTGGTCGCGCAATTACTGCTGATAATAATGTAACTGTTACTGCTGGAAAGGATACCATATTTAAAGTTAAAGGAAACACAAGAGGACCAGCTTTTAGAACTAATACAGGAAGTGGGACAAAAACGTTTTTTGAGTTTGAGAATATGTTGTATTATGATTTCAAAAATATTGGTGGAGGAACGCTGTTTTTCAATGGTGGTTCTAATAGTATTTTAAAATCAGTTTATTCCGATTTAAGTATTTGGCCGCTAGGAGACGAAGCCAGTTTCGAAAGGAATCCACAAAAAGCCTGGACTTTAGTTAATTTGGCTATGAGTGGGGCTAGAGGTGTATTTGATACAAATATAACAACTCCATTTTCAATGGATAAATTACAACCTACTTTACCTGGACCTTATATTATGGAAAAAGAAGTCTCTGACTATCTAAATGCTAATAGTAATCAAAGTATATCTAAGATGGGGCGTCTAAGTGGTAATAATGCTAGTCCGATCGTTGATGAATTAAGAAGACCAACAAATGCGGATAAGCACATAATCGGCCATGTGGGAATTCCGGAAGGTTTGGATGGTAATCGTGATGCTTGGACTGATGAAGTAACAGTTGAAGTTGAAGTTACACCGAAAGATAGTAGCAAGGCTCCTTATAAACTAACTGGAAAAACTTATGGAGCTGATGAAACTAATTTAAATGGGATTTCAATCTATGGTGAGTCACCTAGAGCTGGAATGTTCAAAATTCCTAATAAAGTCAATGGTCAAATTGAGTTTCTAAATATTGGAGATTCAGTGAAGGTAATAAGAGCATGGCGTGGGGGAGCTGGTGATGATCCGAATAAAATTCATGAGGGGAATCCTAATGATGATAACGCTGATCAATGGGTTCAAACTGCTGAAGTAACTATTGATGTTACGCCACCAACGCAAACCAAAGTTTCAACGACATTAACTAATGCAACAAAACAATTATCCGGTACTAGTGACGAAGATGGAGCAAAAGTGTTTGTTAAAGTGAATGGCACTGAATGGCTGAAAGATGCTAATGATGTTCTTCTTTCAACGACAGTTACTAACGGTGAATGGTCACTTGATTTGCCGAGATATTTAACAAAAGAAGACAAAGTTGATATTTATCTAAAAGACAATACAACAATTACACCATTACCAGCATATACATTACCAGGTACTTACACACAAGAACCAGATGGTGTATTCGGTAATATTAATGTAGATGTAGATGGATATGATGCTTATCTAGGATATCACGATGCGCTTAAAGAAGGTACGAAGGATGAACGCCTTAACTCGGCAAAACGTTTGATTGTGAAAGATGTTTTACCTGATCAACCTTCCTTGACTAAAACAGTCGTATCTAGTGGTGGTACAACTACAACTGTAGGAGATATCCTAACCTACACGATTACTGCTGGTAATAATAAAGGTGACAGTTTTGATACTACTTGGAAAGATGTAGAAATCACAGATATCATACCAGAAGGGCTAGTGTTTGATCCAGCAAATCATGGTATTACAGTTAATGGAACGCCATTAACTGATACTAGCAAATTTGGCTATAATTCAGAAACAAAAACACTATGGGTCAAAGTAGGGGATCTTCTTTCTGGAACTGGTAAAACACCTAAATCTGTAAAAGTTACATTTAATGCAAAAGTTGATGTTTCAGCAGTAGGTAAGCAGATTTTCAATACTGCTAAGGCTGCGGGCACAACGCCAAGAGAAACCCCATTTGTTCCTGGGATTAACCCTAATCCGGTATATGAAGTCAAGGACATCTCAGTTAAAGACAGTGGAACTCATACCATATTAGGTGCGTTAGTTCTCAAATCAGCACCAGAAAGTATCGATTTTGGTAAATTTGCATCGAATAAGAATAATAATGAAATTCGTGTAGATGAACCAACACTAAATGGTGACGATTTAGTTATTTCCGATACACGTAACCCTACGAAAGAATGGGAATTATATGTTCGAATGAAGGAGCCTTTCAAAAATACTGATGCTCCCACCGATCCAGCATATAATTTACCAGATGCAATCGTTTATAGACGCGGGAACAAAGAAACACCGATTACAGGGATTTCAACTCAAGTTTTAAGTAACAACAATAGTAATCAAGGTCAAGTTGAGTATAATGTGAGCGCAGGTTGGACCAAAGATGGTGATGGTATTAAATTAAGGTTACCAGCGGGTTCTGTAAATAAATTAGGGAAATATAAAGGTGTACTCGAATTTAAAATCCAAGATGCAAAATAG
- a CDS encoding WxL domain-containing protein produces MKRYFLTFGTIFFLSSIVMTNVEIAAATSKTGDGTIIFEEVEEDTGVRDPEKPDVTVDPGPSPSTDGKLRIDFVPQLNFSSNSILNKDRIYPVNAQLFKDDTGPRANFVQVSDYRGGSFGWSLQLRQETQFKNEQTQNSQLNGAVLSFDKSWANSRQDSKVAPVVSQDIIQLNNIGEAYVLAEAKPDTGSGTWAISFGASSTNQNGQKDTLKPKVDLKEQPIVDPDFNNKQVYENNAITLSIPEATKIDPVDYTTVLTWVLAELP; encoded by the coding sequence ATGAAGAGATATTTTCTAACTTTTGGTACGATATTCTTTCTTTCCTCAATCGTAATGACTAATGTTGAAATTGCAGCAGCTACAAGTAAAACTGGTGATGGGACTATTATCTTTGAAGAGGTGGAAGAAGATACAGGGGTGCGAGATCCAGAAAAGCCTGATGTAACTGTAGATCCAGGACCAAGTCCGAGTACTGATGGAAAGCTGCGGATTGATTTTGTTCCGCAACTAAACTTTTCCAGTAATAGTATTTTGAACAAAGATCGAATATACCCCGTGAATGCTCAGTTGTTCAAAGATGATACAGGGCCAAGAGCCAACTTTGTACAAGTATCAGACTACCGCGGAGGATCATTCGGTTGGAGTTTACAGCTCCGTCAGGAAACTCAATTTAAAAATGAGCAGACACAAAACAGTCAATTAAATGGTGCTGTACTATCTTTTGACAAATCTTGGGCCAATTCTAGACAAGACTCAAAGGTTGCGCCAGTTGTTTCTCAAGATATTATTCAATTGAATAACATTGGGGAAGCTTATGTATTAGCAGAAGCAAAGCCTGATACAGGTTCAGGAACTTGGGCTATTTCTTTTGGTGCATCTAGTACCAATCAAAATGGTCAAAAGGACACGCTAAAACCAAAAGTAGACTTAAAAGAGCAACCGATTGTAGATCCAGACTTTAATAATAAACAAGTCTATGAAAATAATGCTATCACATTGTCCATTCCGGAGGCAACTAAAATAGATCCGGTCGATTATACTACGGTGTTAACTTGGGTATTAGCCGAGTTGCCATAA
- a CDS encoding LysM peptidoglycan-binding domain-containing protein, with the protein MKSLKTILLATTLTAGFGIFMGTTDAHADSLYTVKSGDTLSTISYQFSGDNRLIDLIAKDNHISNINMIFEGEQLKVRTEEEAPQAEPLTTTTPTENTSAVQTPNVEPTPANAVTTSSAKEWIAQKESSGSYSATNGKYIGRYQLDASYLNGDYSEANQERVADSYVAGRYGSWEAAQAFWLANGWY; encoded by the coding sequence ATGAAATCACTTAAAACGATTTTATTAGCAACAACTTTGACTGCAGGATTTGGCATTTTTATGGGAACGACTGACGCGCATGCTGATAGCTTATATACAGTAAAATCTGGAGATACATTATCTACTATTTCTTATCAATTTAGCGGAGATAATCGTTTGATTGATTTAATTGCTAAGGATAATCATATTTCAAATATAAACATGATTTTTGAAGGAGAGCAATTAAAAGTCCGTACAGAAGAAGAGGCGCCACAAGCTGAGCCTTTAACAACCACAACTCCTACTGAGAATACTTCAGCAGTTCAGACACCGAATGTTGAGCCAACACCAGCAAATGCTGTGACAACATCGTCAGCTAAAGAATGGATTGCACAAAAAGAATCTAGCGGTTCATACAGTGCCACAAATGGTAAATATATTGGTAGATACCAATTAGATGCTTCTTATCTCAATGGAGATTATTCTGAAGCCAATCAAGAACGCGTAGCAGATAGTTATGTAGCAGGTCGTTATGGCTCGTGGGAAGCTGCTCAAGCATTCTGGCTAGCTAATGGCTGGTACTAA
- a CDS encoding LPXTG cell wall anchor domain-containing protein, producing MRKLKKNVDILSSLVILSMIFSLSVSNVKSEASEIGGAVQTNGKINFYEESSSSEPPKSDTEPPTSSVPEAEPPRSKPKGGYPSTGELVMKSLSTSGVVVVLTVLIFFLRKRKKEKDGQRKEF from the coding sequence ATGAGAAAATTAAAAAAAAATGTTGATATCCTCTCCTCTTTGGTGATTTTGAGTATGATATTTTCTTTGTCGGTATCTAATGTAAAAAGTGAAGCATCAGAAATCGGTGGAGCTGTTCAGACTAATGGTAAGATTAATTTTTATGAAGAATCTTCTAGCTCTGAACCGCCTAAATCAGATACAGAGCCACCAACTTCAAGTGTACCAGAAGCTGAACCGCCAAGATCAAAACCTAAAGGCGGATACCCGTCAACAGGTGAACTAGTAATGAAGAGCTTGTCTACAAGCGGTGTAGTTGTTGTCTTAACTGTCTTGATATTCTTTTTGCGCAAACGCAAAAAGGAAAAAGATGGACAAAGAAAGGAGTTCTAA
- a CDS encoding transposase family protein, translating to MSNPLGILDLNIPFNENCLKKERIKGRSCKVFSGTLDYSAHACPHCAFEDKSAIIRRGYTSCLILLNDVSEYQTYLRLKKRRFFCQSCNRSFVAESSLVEKCCSISTKVKLAIADRLTLPQR from the coding sequence GTGTCAAATCCCTTAGGTATTCTAGACTTAAACATTCCCTTTAACGAAAATTGCTTAAAAAAGGAACGAATCAAAGGAAGAAGCTGTAAGGTCTTTTCAGGTACGCTTGATTATTCAGCTCATGCTTGTCCACATTGCGCATTTGAAGATAAATCCGCGATTATTCGTCGGGGCTACACCTCGTGTTTGATCTTATTGAATGATGTCTCGGAGTATCAAACGTATTTACGCTTGAAGAAACGTCGTTTTTTCTGTCAATCCTGCAATCGATCGTTCGTTGCTGAATCGAGTCTTGTTGAAAAATGTTGTTCGATTTCTACTAAAGTAAAGTTAGCCATTGCTGATCGACTCACCTTACCTCAACGATGA
- a CDS encoding tyrosine-type recombinase/integrase, protein MARKGENIYKRKDGRWEGRYVKGRKANGGIHYGYVYSQSYKEVKKKLTIKKAAFFLEKENKEEFYGTLNNWLDYWLDTVVATKVKPGTFDSYKSKLDCHVRPIIGEIRLSNLNSGHLNQLINDIKVKISINSLHSIVRVLKTALKYAEKLNFIHRSIYESIELPKVRKTKVVSISQSEHKLLVKEASKEVNGLPMLISLKTGMRIGEISGLKWEDIDFENRILTVKRTLQRVKSYKKNGFKTRIIEEKPKSESSERMIPLSRNLLELLMNKKKKSNSPYVISNNQGFTEPRTIRYQFKQLLQKFKLIDCSFHALRHSFATRCLEKGVNVAVISSLLGHASTKMTLDIYTNSNLAEERIAIEAIASL, encoded by the coding sequence TTGGCTAGAAAAGGTGAAAACATTTACAAACGGAAAGATGGGCGCTGGGAAGGGCGGTATGTCAAAGGTAGAAAAGCTAACGGAGGTATCCACTATGGTTATGTCTATAGTCAATCCTATAAAGAAGTAAAGAAAAAGTTAACTATAAAAAAGGCAGCATTTTTTTTAGAAAAAGAAAATAAAGAAGAATTTTACGGCACATTGAACAATTGGTTGGATTATTGGTTAGATACAGTAGTTGCCACTAAAGTGAAACCAGGAACCTTTGACAGCTATAAAAGTAAACTTGATTGTCATGTTCGTCCAATTATTGGTGAAATCCGTTTAAGTAATTTAAATTCTGGTCATCTCAATCAACTTATCAATGATATAAAAGTAAAAATCTCGATAAATTCACTTCATTCTATTGTTAGAGTATTGAAAACAGCTTTAAAATATGCAGAAAAACTTAATTTCATTCATCGTTCAATTTATGAATCAATAGAGTTACCAAAAGTCAGAAAAACTAAAGTAGTAAGTATTTCTCAATCTGAACATAAGCTTTTAGTAAAAGAAGCAAGCAAAGAAGTGAATGGTTTACCTATGCTGATTTCACTGAAAACAGGAATGAGAATTGGAGAAATTTCAGGATTAAAATGGGAAGATATTGACTTTGAAAATAGAATACTAACTGTTAAACGAACACTTCAAAGAGTCAAATCATATAAAAAAAATGGTTTTAAAACACGCATTATTGAAGAAAAACCTAAATCAGAAAGTTCAGAACGAATGATTCCCCTATCCAGAAATCTATTAGAATTACTAATGAACAAAAAAAAGAAAAGTAATAGCCCTTATGTTATCTCTAATAACCAAGGTTTTACAGAACCTAGAACTATTCGTTATCAATTTAAACAACTTCTACAAAAATTCAAGTTGATAGATTGTTCTTTTCATGCATTAAGACACTCTTTTGCCACCCGCTGTTTGGAAAAAGGAGTAAATGTTGCAGTTATCAGTTCTTTATTAGGACATGCTTCAACTAAAATGACACTTGATATTTATACAAACTCAAATCTAGCAGAAGAGAGAATCGCAATAGAAGCAATAGCCTCTTTATAA
- a CDS encoding transposase, translated as MKSGYTCYQVFLYAVQTNVSARFYALLDEDFRCLPPYYQKTIGTFKKCQNEIKNALELLYSNGPLECLNNHIKVLKRNAYGVRNFYNFKLRISLCFGTILFQANRKT; from the coding sequence TTGAAAAGTGGCTACACCTGTTATCAAGTCTTTCTTTATGCCGTACAGACAAATGTTTCCGCTCGATTTTATGCACTATTAGACGAAGATTTTCGCTGTCTTCCTCCCTACTATCAAAAGACGATTGGTACTTTTAAGAAGTGCCAAAATGAAATTAAAAATGCGCTAGAATTGCTTTATTCTAATGGACCACTGGAATGTTTAAATAATCATATTAAAGTGTTGAAGAGAAATGCTTATGGGGTTCGTAACTTTTACAATTTCAAGTTGAGAATTTCTTTATGTTTTGGCACCATTCTTTTTCAAGCAAACAGAAAAACCTAG
- a CDS encoding WxL domain-containing protein produces MKNTHKLLGAALLAAVGVSVAIPNTTKAAPDSKTGDGYIEFTRDGSGGTTITKPGDTSSIITNITGVENKLFGVLAITPLDFKSHKILSDGSGRTYPVKPFHANPGTTDPNKYPEFQQANFVKYRDDRSTLDHKYKLSGKITTNFTTTLANGTDTAELNGAEITFSDMSLKSIADPALRPAASALKAGPHVLKAKNGTVEANSVDFVVNDDPKKGRGDYELVFGDAAVANSAENAVKLSVPKETEIMHGKYKAVITWTLSDTI; encoded by the coding sequence ATGAAAAACACACACAAGCTTTTAGGCGCTGCATTATTAGCAGCTGTAGGAGTATCAGTAGCAATTCCAAACACAACGAAAGCAGCTCCAGATTCAAAAACAGGCGATGGATACATTGAATTTACAAGAGATGGAAGTGGTGGAACAACTATTACTAAACCTGGTGACACCTCTTCTATCATCACAAACATAACTGGTGTAGAAAATAAATTATTCGGTGTGCTTGCAATTACACCATTAGATTTTAAATCACACAAAATTTTATCAGATGGAAGCGGACGTACCTATCCAGTTAAACCATTCCATGCAAACCCAGGCACTACTGATCCAAATAAATATCCAGAATTTCAACAAGCAAACTTTGTAAAATATAGAGATGACCGTTCTACATTAGATCACAAATACAAATTAAGCGGAAAAATCACAACTAACTTTACAACGACTTTAGCGAATGGAACTGATACTGCTGAATTAAATGGTGCTGAAATTACATTTAGTGATATGTCATTAAAATCTATCGCAGATCCAGCTTTACGCCCTGCTGCTAGTGCTCTTAAAGCAGGTCCTCATGTATTGAAGGCTAAAAACGGTACAGTTGAAGCTAACAGTGTTGATTTTGTTGTCAATGATGATCCTAAAAAAGGTCGTGGAGACTATGAATTAGTGTTTGGTGATGCTGCTGTTGCTAATAGTGCTGAAAATGCAGTGAAACTATCTGTACCAAAAGAAACTGAAATCATGCACGGGAAATATAAAGCTGTGATTACTTGGACATTGTCAGACACTATCTAA
- a CDS encoding DUF916 and DUF3324 domain-containing protein, whose protein sequence is MKKRIIAPIILVLYIACFVCSSISAQADSKTEQAKASAMKSFTYNVIHPENQRNKVGYFDLRMTPGQKQTVKIELTNPSDKEISVAISLNSVKTNGNGVLEYGPTSIENDKSLKYDFVNIVKAAEKVDIPAGETVPLELAIDMPEASFEGVISGGIEMKQLPDKSEEKKEQTGIINEYAFLVGMLLSETDQPVEPDLVMNRVYAELENYRNAIFVSMSNIKPEYLNDVTTDVQIMKKGSDEVLYDKKKASMRIGPNNMIDFPVSMNGDKMIPGDYTAHVLVVSGEKRWEWTEDFKITDEEADKFNSQDVSLLQERGIDWKLIGMIVGGVIVVIIIIFFIVRGVNKKKKQSKKRKPKKK, encoded by the coding sequence ATGAAAAAAAGAATAATTGCACCAATCATTTTAGTATTATACATAGCTTGTTTTGTATGCTCATCAATTAGTGCACAAGCTGATAGTAAAACGGAACAAGCAAAAGCTTCAGCAATGAAATCCTTCACTTATAATGTTATTCATCCTGAAAACCAAAGAAATAAGGTTGGATATTTTGATTTACGAATGACACCAGGTCAAAAGCAAACCGTAAAAATAGAGCTAACTAATCCGTCAGATAAAGAAATTAGTGTAGCTATTTCTTTAAATAGTGTGAAAACAAATGGTAATGGCGTTTTAGAATACGGACCGACGTCGATTGAAAATGATAAATCATTGAAATATGATTTCGTAAATATAGTCAAAGCTGCTGAAAAAGTAGATATACCAGCTGGAGAAACAGTTCCTTTAGAGTTGGCAATAGATATGCCAGAGGCTAGTTTCGAAGGTGTTATTTCTGGTGGGATTGAAATGAAGCAATTACCGGATAAATCAGAAGAAAAAAAAGAGCAGACAGGTATCATTAATGAATATGCATTCTTAGTAGGTATGCTTTTGAGTGAAACAGATCAGCCGGTTGAACCAGACTTGGTGATGAATCGTGTTTATGCAGAGCTGGAAAATTATCGTAATGCAATTTTTGTTAGTATGTCTAATATTAAGCCAGAATATTTGAATGATGTGACTACTGATGTTCAGATCATGAAAAAAGGATCAGATGAAGTACTTTATGATAAAAAGAAAGCGAGCATGCGTATTGGACCGAACAATATGATTGATTTTCCAGTATCGATGAACGGAGATAAAATGATTCCTGGAGATTATACAGCCCATGTATTAGTCGTTTCAGGTGAAAAGCGTTGGGAATGGACGGAAGATTTTAAGATTACAGATGAAGAAGCAGATAAATTCAATTCTCAAGATGTTTCCTTACTTCAGGAGCGTGGGATTGATTGGAAACTAATTGGAATGATTGTTGGTGGAGTTATAGTTGTTATAATTATAATTTTCTTCATTGTTCGTGGTGTAAATAAAAAGAAAAAACAGAGTAAAAAAAGAAAACCAAAAAAAAAATAG